In Felis catus isolate Fca126 chromosome A3, F.catus_Fca126_mat1.0, whole genome shotgun sequence, a single genomic region encodes these proteins:
- the ACTR1B gene encoding beta-centractin yields MESYDIIANQPVVIDNGSGVIKAGFAGDQIPKYCFPNYVGRPKHMRVMAGALEGDLFIGPKAEEHRGLLAIRYPMEHGVVRDWNDMERIWQYVYSKDQLQTFSEEHPVLLTEAPLNPSKNREKAAEVFFETFNVPALFISMQAVLSLYATGRTTGVVLDSGDGVTHAVPIYEGFAMPHSIMRVDIAGRDVSRYLRLLLRKEGVDFHTSAEFEVVRTIKERACYLSINPQKDEALETEKVQYTLPDGSMLDVGPARFRAPELLFQPDLVGDESEGLHEVLAFAIHKSDMDLRRTLFANIVLSGGSTLFKGFGDRLLSEVKKLAPKDVKIKISAPQERLYSTWIGGSILASLDTFKKMWVSKKEYEEDGSRAIHRKTF; encoded by the exons aTGGAGTCCTACGACATAATCGCCAACCAGCCCGTGGTCATCGATAAC ggTTCAGGGGTGATCAAGGCTGGCTTTGCAGGAGACCAGATTCCCAAATACTGTTTCCCAAACTA TGTTGGGCGCCCTAAGCACATGCGAGTGATGGCTGGAGCCCTGGAGGGGGACCTCTTCATTGGACCAAAAGCAGAG GAGCACCGGGGGCTGCTGGCCATCCGCTACCCCATGGAGCACGGCGTGGTGCGAGACTGGAACGACATGGAACGCATCTGGCAGTACGTCTACTCCAAGGATCAGCTGCAGACTTTCTCCGAGGAG CATCCTGTTCTCCTAACGGAGGCTCCACTGAACCCGAGTAAGAACCGGGAGAAGGCAGCAGAGGTGTTCTTTGAGACCTTCAACGTGCCAGCCCTGTTTATCTCCATGCAGGCTGTGCTCAGCCT GTATGCAACAGGACGCACGACGGGAGTGGTTTTAGACTCAGGGGACGGGGTCACTCATGCTGTCCCCATCTACGAGGGCTTTGCCATGCCGCACTCCATCATGCGGGTGGACATTGCTGGTCGTGATGTCTCCCGCTATCTCCGGCTACTGCTGCGCAAGGAAGGAGTTGATTTTCACACCTCAGCTGAGTTTGAGGTTGTCCGGACCATCAAAGAG CGAGCCTGTTacctctccatcaaccctcagaagGATGAGGCTCTGGAGACAGAGAAGGTGCAGTACACCTTGCCAGATGGCAGCATGCTCGAT GTGGGGCCAGCGCGGTTCCGGGCCCCTGAGCTGCTGTTCCAGCCAGACCTGGTAGGTGATGAGAGTGAGGGGCTCCATGAGGTGCTAGCCTTTGCCATTCACAAGTCTGACATGGACCTTCGCCGGACACTGTTCGCCAACATCGTGCTTTCGGGTGGCTCCACACTTTTCAAAG GCTTCGGTGACCGATTGCTAAGTGAAGTGAAGAAGCTTGCCCCAAAGGATGTCAAAATCAAG ATCTCGGCCCCTCAGGAACGGCTGTACTCCACATGGATCGG TGGCTCCATCTTGGCCTCGCTGGACACTTTTAAGAAGATGTGGGTGTCCAAAAAGGAGTATGAAGAGGATGGCTCCCGTGCTATTCATCGTAAAACCTTCTAG